From one Dermacentor silvarum isolate Dsil-2018 chromosome 3, BIME_Dsil_1.4, whole genome shotgun sequence genomic stretch:
- the LOC119444700 gene encoding uncharacterized protein LOC119444700: MANEKPCNESTQSSGERTEKYTVTSLEIARLGKLDEYDEKEQNFESYLERFEHFVTANNIKEEKKLAVFLSVIGPRTYEVLKSLVVPAVPGDKSFEEVTVLLTKHYSPSCSVFAERCKFNRRAQEEQESIEVFIVSLKHLARKCDFGLFLQDALRDRLVAGIRREETQLALFAEDSLTFEKACKIALDREQAARQTALLHAEGKEATLHAMAIRVQGTEKKLKLRKFKDVKRVCERCGKAHAASVCWYKNVQCHSCSQIGHLQKMCPSKCRELKTANAVDCCDSDSELDVYHVINTVRSGYEVQVNVEGKDICMQIDTRAAVTLIPESVRLNAFPHVKCEPSRVTLRTYTGEPVPVKGQCNVIVTTGNQALRLPVIIVKDHGKQLPLLMGRNWLEMLGLDWKSVLSVNVSDASKVEAVKQKFPGVFSKQPGVVKNYQRDERPVAFASRTLTSAEKNYAQEPATQARVPQAFRQYKLLLQPRKTQLIRLLRCLVGQSPCHLSGFQARKSLQISSFRYLNHPRPEQLPPALRTSQTLHLQPSCQFFVVVPVCDIPRTDSNQ, encoded by the exons ATGGCAAACGAGAAGCCTTG CAACGAGTCAACGCAGTCATCGGGAGAGCGAACCGAAAAGTATACAGTCACTTCACTGGAAATAGCGCGACTGGGGAAGCTAGACGAGTACGACGAGAAGGAGCAGAATTTTGAATCCTATTTAGAACGCTTTGAGCATTTCGTCACTGCAAACAATATCAAAGAGGAAAAGAAGCTGGCCGTATTTCTGAGCGTGATAGGACCACGAACGTACGAGGTGCTCAAAAGTTTGGTAGTACCCGCCGTTCCTGGGGACAAATCCTTTGAGGAGGTGACAGTGCTGTTGACGAAGCACTATAGCCCAAGCTGTTCTGTCTTCGCCGAGCGATGCAAATTTAACAGGCGAGCACAAGAGGAACAAGAAAGCATCGAGGTCTTCATAGTGTCCTTAAAGCATTTAGCAAGGAAGTGCGATTTCGGTCTGTTCCTGCAAGACGCACTGCGAGACAGATTAGTGGCAGGCATAAGACGCGAAGAAACGCAACTCGCCTTGTTTGCTGAAGACAGTTTAACCTTTGAAAAGGCGTGCAAGATAGCCTTGGACCGGGAGCAGGCTGCGCGACAAACAGCGTTACTGCATGCAGAAGGCAAGGAAGCGACGCTGCATGCCATGGCGATAAGAGTTCAGGGAACTGAAAAGAAATTGAAGCTTCGGAAATTCAAGGACGTCAAGCGAGTCTGCGAAAGATGTGGCAAGGCGCATGCCGCTAGTGTTTGTTGGTATAAGAATGTCCAGTGTCACAGCTGTTCACAAATCGGCCATTTACAGAAGATGTGTCCCAGCAAGTGCAGAGAACTAAAGACTGCGAACGCGGTGGACTGCTGTGATAGTGACTCTGAATTAGATGTGTACCATGTTATTAACACAGTTCGTTCTGGATACGAAGTGCAAGTAAACGTAGAAGGGAAAGACATCTGCATGCAGATTGACACGAGAGCTGCTGTAACCCTAATTCCTGAGAGTGTTAGGCTGAACGCATTTCCTCATGTCAAGTGCGAGCCATCGCGAGTCACCCTAAGAACATACACTGGGGAACCCGTTCCAGTGAAGGGGCAATGCAACGTTATCGTTACGACCGGAAACCAGGCTTTACGACTGCCAGTTATCATTGTCAAAGATCACGGCAAACAGCTTCCACTGCTGATGGGGCGAAATTGGCTCGAGATGCTAGGGCTTGACTGGAAAAGTGTGTTGTCCGTAAATGTAAGCGACGCTAGCAAGGTGGAAGCAGTGAAACAAAAGTTCCCAGGGGTGTTTTCTAAGCAACCCGGAGTAGTAAAGAACTACCAA AGGGACGAGAGGCCAGTGGCGTTTGCGTCTAGAACACTTACATCAGCTGAGAAGAACTATGCTCAGG AGCCCGCTACGCAAGCTCGGGTTCCTCAAGCTTTCCGCCAGTACAAACTGCTCCTACAGCCTCGGAAGACACAGCTCATCCGTCTGCTCCGATGTCTAGTGGGCCAGTCGCCGTGCCACCTATCGGGGTTCCAGGCGCGAAAGAGTCTGCAAATCAGCAGCTTCCGGTACCTGAATCACCCACGCCCGGAACAGCTGCCCCCGGCTCTTCGAACCAGCCAGACCCTGCACCTACAGCCGAGCTGCCAATTCTTCGTCGTAGTGCCCGTGTGCGACATCCCCCGAACAGATAGCAACCAGTGA